A portion of the Manihot esculenta cultivar AM560-2 chromosome 2, M.esculenta_v8, whole genome shotgun sequence genome contains these proteins:
- the LOC110608860 gene encoding uncharacterized protein LOC110608860, whose amino-acid sequence MLRTTPSIRKELKMMNLLALSLLLTSLFAAAVCSPSSSDNQENHKYEDVVVKEGHRFILVETYDEHGKHNTKISISPPQDPISTAEDGKFPSGFIENAKQKVKRAASSISSSAVSKSSGGDHLGELACEALGKCSHEIVTAIGKGKDKVSEKVHEVVDEKKEVAHEAKGMAKEGIIKKRRIAHEAKEKVEDAYEMAKETVCRKAHEAKQAVKESATLHKAQSFQGTAKQAAEDVYEKAKESAIHGVKGIKETAKTAKDLSKTIRADAAGNVSAEWHKMITGQAAARISRFFSLLGFSDGLDSLMGVVNLLGFSTAYGMCVWVTFISSYVLGSALTRHQFSIVQSKIYPVYFRAMAYCIGAALLGHLFGQRKKFTKAEMFQVYNLLAAISVVLINALFLEPLATKLIFEELKIEKEEGRIRESLSEEGNGCSRGEEQPVTAAAANASNNPEQQEINSRMATLNARLKKLNSRSSFLNILTLMALGWHLVYLGQDLHRTC is encoded by the exons ATGCTACGAACTACACCCTCCATTCGTAAAGAACTTAAGATGATGAATCTTTTGGCCTTgtctcttcttctcacttcGCTATTTGCTGCAGCAGTATGCTCTCCAAGCTCGTCAGACAACCAAGAGAATCACAAGTACGAGGATGTCGTTGTTAAAGAAGGTCACAGATTCATTCTGGTTGAGACTTATGACGAACATGGCAAACACAACACTAAAATATCTATCTCACCTCCTCAGGATCCAATTTCCACCGCCGAAGATGGGAAGTTTCCGTCTGGGTTCATAGAGAATGCCAAACAAAAGGTGAAACGAGCCGCAAGTAGCATTTCTAGTTCTGCAGTCTCCAAATCCAGTGGTGGAGACCATCTTGGAGAGCTTGCATGCGAGGCTTTGGGGAAGTGCAGTCATGAGATAGTTACAGCTATTGGTAAAGGTAAAGACAAGGTTTCTGAGAAAGTACATGAAGTGGTTGATGAAAAGAAAGAGGTAGCTCATGAAGCTAAAGGGATGGCTAAGGAAGGAATTATTAAGAAGAGAAGGATAGCCCATGAAGCTAAAGAGAAAGTGGAAGATGCATACGAGATGGCGAAGGAGACTGTGTGTCGTAAAGCCCACGAAGCAAAACAAGCGGTGAAGGAGTCTGCAACACTGCACAAAGCTCAGTCCTTTCAAGGAACTGCAAAACAAGCTGCAGAAGATGTATATGAGAAAGCCAAGGAGTCTGCAATCCATGGAGTTAAGGGTATCAAAGAAACAGCGAAAACAGCAAAAGATTTGAGCAAGACGATTAGAGCAGACGCAGCAGGAAATGTCTCTGCTGAATGGCATAAAATGATCACAGGCCAAGCTGCAGCAAGAATATCTAGGTTTTTTAGCCTTCTGGGTTTTTCTGATGGACTCGATTCTTTGATGGGTGTGGTGAATCTGTTGGGTTTTTCAACAGCTTATGGAATGTGTGTGTGGGTGACATTCATTTCGAGCTATGTTTTGGGTTCTGCTTTAACAAGGCACCAGTTCAGTATTGTGCAAAGCAAGATATATCCTGTGTATTTCAGGGCCATGGCTTATTGTATTGGAGCAGCTTTGTTGGGGCATCTATTTGGGCAGAGGAAGAAGTTTACCAAGGCAGAAATGTTCCAAGTTTATAATCTTCTCGCAGCAATTTCAGTGGTCCTGATCAATGCCCTCTTCTTGGAGCCTTTAGCTACTAAG TTGATATTTGAGGAACTGAAGATTGAAAAGGAAGAAGGCAGAATAAGAGAAAGCCTAAGTGAAGAAGGAAACGGCTGCAGTCGGGGAGAGGAGCAGCCAGTTACGGCGGCAGCAGCCAACGCGTCCAACAATCCAGAGCAACAAGAGATCAATTCAAGAATGGCTACATTGAATGCGAGGCTGAAGAAGCTAAATTCCCGTTCTTCCTTTCTGAACATTCTGACACTGATGGCTCTTGGTTGGCACTTAGTGTATCTAGGCCAGGACCTCCACAGAACTTGCTAA
- the LOC110604786 gene encoding agamous-like MADS-box protein AGL80, with amino-acid sequence MDGKEVKHGLISDESARKATFEEKKADLLRELEELTTLYGVTGCAIIFNADGSSPDVWPSHSEALSVLEQFRNLPPEEQCEYMLDQESFLVRDISWLSDKLEKEKKKNKMIEQQLFLAKCITAKNMHFPNSLKNMNDMSDLLKENPGSITDKIDQAKDENEEE; translated from the coding sequence ATGGACGGAAAAGAGGTGAAGCATGGATTGATTTCTGATGAATCAGCTAGGAAAGCGACCTTCGAGGAAAAAAAGGCTGATTTGTTGAGGGAGCTGGAGGAACTGACTACTCTTTATGGAGTTACTGGGTGTGCAATCATTTTCAATGCTGATGGTTCCTCTCCAGATGTTTGGCCATCTCATTCAGAAGCTCTTTCTGTGCTTGAACAATTCAGGAACTTGCCTCCAGAGGAACAATGTGAGTACATGTTGGACCAAGAATCTTTTCTTGTCAGAGATATATCATGGTTGAGTGACAAattagagaaagaaaagaagaaaaacaaaatgATCGAACAACAACTTTTTCTTGCTAAGTGCATCACTGCTAAGAATATGCACTTCCCGAATTCTTTGAAGAATATGAATGACATGAGTGATTTGTTgaaggaaaatccaggttcgatCACCGACAAGATCGACCAAGCAAAGGATGAGAATGAAGAGGAGTAG
- the LOC110604762 gene encoding pentatricopeptide repeat-containing protein At3g13880 isoform X2, with protein MKFPKMLLEKKKPGKLNCLSNTIVLPNFLVPFTQSKPSFTAFPSTLPVSPQLSQPCLRIFSLDSVAYTKLIQFSAKSESLIQGKLAHAHMIKTAFKPCLFLFNNMLNMYGKCGEMRTAQKLFDRMPKSSVISYNILISGYAEMGSYDKAIGMFSEARMACLKLDKFSYAGVLSACGQTGDLEVGKVIHGMAVVCGLVRQVFLTNLFIDMYCKCGKVDQARLLFESSDGLDIVSWNSLIAGYVRVGAYEETLELLIKMHQTGLSLNSFTLGSAFKACSSNLVNMIDYGKTLHGYTVKLGLNSNVVIGTALVDMYVKTGFSDYAIQIFRTIPDQNVVAFNAMIAGFIQIEAISKECASEAFNLFSQMQRRGINPSNFTFSSMIKLCNQIKAFEYGKQIHAQICKNNIQSDEFIGSTLIELYSLLGSNLAAERSGEQVQGFALKTGLGVFSIVQNSQISMYAKSGNITSARLTFDEIKNPDVVSWSVMICSNAQHGHAADALNLFELMKSYGIFPNHITFLGVLTACSHGGLVEEGLRYYESMKNDYGMKTNVQHCACVADLLSRSGSLVDAENFILNSGFKDNPVMWRALLSSCRVYKDTVIGKHVAEKVIELDPQESSSYVLLYNIYADAGMESPARKIRELMEHRGIKKEPGQSWIELGNKVHSFVVGDVSHPMSHLIYKKLEEMLEKIRKIGYADQNLVSSHSRAEVKGISMVNHHSEKLAATLGIISLPQSASVKVMKNLRVCHDCHTAMKLFSKVEKREIILRDPLRFHHFRGGSCSCNDYW; from the exons ATGAAATTTCCAAAAATgcttttagagaaaaaaaagcCTGGAAAGCTGAATTGCCTCTCAAACACCATTGTCTTGCCTAATTTTCTAGTTCCATTCACACAATCCAAACCATCTTTCACTGCATTCCCTTCAACTTTACCAGTTTCACCCCAACTTTCTCAACCATGTCTCCGAATTTTCTCTTTGGACTCAGTAGCCTATACAAAACTGATTCAATTTTCTGCAAAATCTGAGTCTTTGATCCAGGGCAAGCTAGCTCATGCCCACATGATAAAAACTGCTTTCAAGCCTTGCCTCTTCTTGTTCAACAATATGCTTAACATGTATGGTAAATGTGGCGAGATGCGTACTGCTCAAAAGCTGTTTGATAGAATGCCTAAGAGTAGTGTGAtttcttataatattttgaTCTCTGGGTATGCCGAGATGGGTTCTTATGATAAGGCTATTGGTATGTTCAGTGAAGCTAGAATGGCTTGTTTAAAGTTGGATAAGTTTAGTTATGCTGGAGTGCTAAGCGCTTGTGGTCAAACCGGGGATCTTGAAGTGGGTAAAGTGATTCATGGAATGGCTGTTGTTTGCGGGTTGGTCAGACAAGTGTTTCTGACCAATTTGTTTATTGATATGTATTGCAAGTGTGGGAAGGTTGATCAGGCAAGGCTTTTGTTTGAGTCTTCTGATGGGTTGGATATTGTTTCTTGGAATTCTTTGATTGCTGGATATGTCAGAGTTGGTGCATATGAGGAAACATTGGAACTGTTAATCAAAATGCATCAAACTGGATTAAGCTTGAATTCTTTTACTCTTGGAAGTGCCTTTAAAGCTTGTTCTTCGAATCTCGTTAACATGATAGACTATGGTAAAACACTTCATGGATACACTGTCAAACTTGGATTGAATTCGAATGTAGTCATTGGGACTGCTTTGGTTGATATGTATGTGAAAACTGGGTTTTCAGATTATGCAATCCAAATTTTCAGAACGATTCCTGACCAAAATGTTGTGGCATTTAATGCCATGATTGCTGGATTCATCCAAATTGAAGCTATCAGTAAAGAATGTGCAAGTGAAGCATTTAATCTTTTCTCTCAGATGCAAAGGAGGGGAATAAATCCATCAAATTTTACATTCTCAAGCATGATCAAACTATGTAACCAAATTAAAGCATTTGAGTATGGAAAGCAAATTCATGCCCAAATCTGCAAGAACAACATTCAATCTGATGAATTCATTGGCAGCACACTTATTGAATTGTACTCCTTGTTGGGTTCAA ATTTGGCAGCAGAAAGATCTGGGGAGCAGGTCCAGGGATTTGCATTAAAGACTGGCCTTGGGGTCTTCTCTATTGTTCAAAACTCACAGATTTCCATGTATGCAAAGTCTGGCAACATAACTTCTGCTAGGTTAACATTTGACGAGATAAAGAATCCTGATGTGGTGTCCTGGTCAGTGATGATTTGTAGCAATGCACAACATGGACATGCGGCAGATGCCTTGAACCTCTTTGAGTTGATGAAGAGTTATGGAATTTTTCCAAACCACATTACATTCCTTGGAGTTTTAACTGCTTGTAGCCATGGTGGACTTGTTGAAGAAGGACTAAG ATACTATGAAAGCATGAAGAATGATTATGGCATGAAAACTAATGTACAGCATTGCGCCTGTGTTGCTGACCTCCTTAGCCGTTCTGGAAGTCTGGTAGATgctgaaaatttcattttgaactCAGGTTTTAAAGATAACCCAGTGATGTGGCGAGCCCTTTTGAGCAGTTGCAGAGTTTATAAGGACACTGTTATAGGGAAACATGTTGCGGAGAAAGTAATTGAACTTGACCCTCAGGAATCTTCATCTTATGTTCTTCTTTACAACATTTATGCAGATGCTGGAATGGAATCACCCGCTAGGAAAATTAGAGAACTAATGGAACATCGAGGGATTAAGAAGGAACCTGGTCAGAGTTGGATTGAGTTAGGAAACAAGGTTCATTCTTTTGTGGTGGGTGATGTTTCTCACCCAATGAGCcacttaatttataaaaaattggaAGAAATGTTAGAGAAGATAAGGAAAATTGGTTATGCTGATCAGAACCTTGTTTCTAGTCACTCTAGAGCTGAAGTCAAGGGCATCTCAATGGTCAATCACCACAGTGAAAAACTAGCAGCGACTCTTGGAATTATCAGTTTGCCACAATCAGCTTCTGTGAAGGTGATGAAAAATTTGAGAGTCTGCCATGATTGTCATACAGCAATGAAGCTCTTCTCAAAAGTGGAAAAGAGAGAAATAATTCTTAGAGATCCACTTCGTTTCCATCATTTCAGAGGAGGCTCTTGTTCATGTAATGATTACTGGTAA
- the LOC110604762 gene encoding pentatricopeptide repeat-containing protein At3g13880 isoform X1, with product MKFPKMLLEKKKPGKLNCLSNTIVLPNFLVPFTQSKPSFTAFPSTLPVSPQLSQPCLRIFSLDSVAYTKLIQFSAKSESLIQGKLAHAHMIKTAFKPCLFLFNNMLNMYGKCGEMRTAQKLFDRMPKSSVISYNILISGYAEMGSYDKAIGMFSEARMACLKLDKFSYAGVLSACGQTGDLEVGKVIHGMAVVCGLVRQVFLTNLFIDMYCKCGKVDQARLLFESSDGLDIVSWNSLIAGYVRVGAYEETLELLIKMHQTGLSLNSFTLGSAFKACSSNLVNMIDYGKTLHGYTVKLGLNSNVVIGTALVDMYVKTGFSDYAIQIFRTIPDQNVVAFNAMIAGFIQIEAISKECASEAFNLFSQMQRRGINPSNFTFSSMIKLCNQIKAFEYGKQIHAQICKNNIQSDEFIGSTLIELYSLLGSSEDQFKCFNSTPKLDIVSWTSMIAGHVHNGNFESALALFYELLASGKKPDEFIMSTMLGACADLAAERSGEQVQGFALKTGLGVFSIVQNSQISMYAKSGNITSARLTFDEIKNPDVVSWSVMICSNAQHGHAADALNLFELMKSYGIFPNHITFLGVLTACSHGGLVEEGLRYYESMKNDYGMKTNVQHCACVADLLSRSGSLVDAENFILNSGFKDNPVMWRALLSSCRVYKDTVIGKHVAEKVIELDPQESSSYVLLYNIYADAGMESPARKIRELMEHRGIKKEPGQSWIELGNKVHSFVVGDVSHPMSHLIYKKLEEMLEKIRKIGYADQNLVSSHSRAEVKGISMVNHHSEKLAATLGIISLPQSASVKVMKNLRVCHDCHTAMKLFSKVEKREIILRDPLRFHHFRGGSCSCNDYW from the exons ATGAAATTTCCAAAAATgcttttagagaaaaaaaagcCTGGAAAGCTGAATTGCCTCTCAAACACCATTGTCTTGCCTAATTTTCTAGTTCCATTCACACAATCCAAACCATCTTTCACTGCATTCCCTTCAACTTTACCAGTTTCACCCCAACTTTCTCAACCATGTCTCCGAATTTTCTCTTTGGACTCAGTAGCCTATACAAAACTGATTCAATTTTCTGCAAAATCTGAGTCTTTGATCCAGGGCAAGCTAGCTCATGCCCACATGATAAAAACTGCTTTCAAGCCTTGCCTCTTCTTGTTCAACAATATGCTTAACATGTATGGTAAATGTGGCGAGATGCGTACTGCTCAAAAGCTGTTTGATAGAATGCCTAAGAGTAGTGTGAtttcttataatattttgaTCTCTGGGTATGCCGAGATGGGTTCTTATGATAAGGCTATTGGTATGTTCAGTGAAGCTAGAATGGCTTGTTTAAAGTTGGATAAGTTTAGTTATGCTGGAGTGCTAAGCGCTTGTGGTCAAACCGGGGATCTTGAAGTGGGTAAAGTGATTCATGGAATGGCTGTTGTTTGCGGGTTGGTCAGACAAGTGTTTCTGACCAATTTGTTTATTGATATGTATTGCAAGTGTGGGAAGGTTGATCAGGCAAGGCTTTTGTTTGAGTCTTCTGATGGGTTGGATATTGTTTCTTGGAATTCTTTGATTGCTGGATATGTCAGAGTTGGTGCATATGAGGAAACATTGGAACTGTTAATCAAAATGCATCAAACTGGATTAAGCTTGAATTCTTTTACTCTTGGAAGTGCCTTTAAAGCTTGTTCTTCGAATCTCGTTAACATGATAGACTATGGTAAAACACTTCATGGATACACTGTCAAACTTGGATTGAATTCGAATGTAGTCATTGGGACTGCTTTGGTTGATATGTATGTGAAAACTGGGTTTTCAGATTATGCAATCCAAATTTTCAGAACGATTCCTGACCAAAATGTTGTGGCATTTAATGCCATGATTGCTGGATTCATCCAAATTGAAGCTATCAGTAAAGAATGTGCAAGTGAAGCATTTAATCTTTTCTCTCAGATGCAAAGGAGGGGAATAAATCCATCAAATTTTACATTCTCAAGCATGATCAAACTATGTAACCAAATTAAAGCATTTGAGTATGGAAAGCAAATTCATGCCCAAATCTGCAAGAACAACATTCAATCTGATGAATTCATTGGCAGCACACTTATTGAATTGTACTCCTTGTTGGGTTCAAGTGAGGatcaatttaaatgttttaattcaACTCCTAAGTTAGATATTGTCTCATGGACTTCCATGATTGCTGGTCATGTTCACAATGGGAATTTTGAAAGTGCATTAGCTCTGTTTTACGAACTACTGGCATCTGGAAAGAAACCAGATGAGTTCATAATGTCAACTATGTTGGGTGCTTGTGCAGATTTGGCAGCAGAAAGATCTGGGGAGCAGGTCCAGGGATTTGCATTAAAGACTGGCCTTGGGGTCTTCTCTATTGTTCAAAACTCACAGATTTCCATGTATGCAAAGTCTGGCAACATAACTTCTGCTAGGTTAACATTTGACGAGATAAAGAATCCTGATGTGGTGTCCTGGTCAGTGATGATTTGTAGCAATGCACAACATGGACATGCGGCAGATGCCTTGAACCTCTTTGAGTTGATGAAGAGTTATGGAATTTTTCCAAACCACATTACATTCCTTGGAGTTTTAACTGCTTGTAGCCATGGTGGACTTGTTGAAGAAGGACTAAG ATACTATGAAAGCATGAAGAATGATTATGGCATGAAAACTAATGTACAGCATTGCGCCTGTGTTGCTGACCTCCTTAGCCGTTCTGGAAGTCTGGTAGATgctgaaaatttcattttgaactCAGGTTTTAAAGATAACCCAGTGATGTGGCGAGCCCTTTTGAGCAGTTGCAGAGTTTATAAGGACACTGTTATAGGGAAACATGTTGCGGAGAAAGTAATTGAACTTGACCCTCAGGAATCTTCATCTTATGTTCTTCTTTACAACATTTATGCAGATGCTGGAATGGAATCACCCGCTAGGAAAATTAGAGAACTAATGGAACATCGAGGGATTAAGAAGGAACCTGGTCAGAGTTGGATTGAGTTAGGAAACAAGGTTCATTCTTTTGTGGTGGGTGATGTTTCTCACCCAATGAGCcacttaatttataaaaaattggaAGAAATGTTAGAGAAGATAAGGAAAATTGGTTATGCTGATCAGAACCTTGTTTCTAGTCACTCTAGAGCTGAAGTCAAGGGCATCTCAATGGTCAATCACCACAGTGAAAAACTAGCAGCGACTCTTGGAATTATCAGTTTGCCACAATCAGCTTCTGTGAAGGTGATGAAAAATTTGAGAGTCTGCCATGATTGTCATACAGCAATGAAGCTCTTCTCAAAAGTGGAAAAGAGAGAAATAATTCTTAGAGATCCACTTCGTTTCCATCATTTCAGAGGAGGCTCTTGTTCATGTAATGATTACTGGTAA